TACATACAGCAACTTCTTATATAACATTTAGTTTGGCGGTTATTTTCACTTTAATAGGTGCAAGAAGAGAATTAAGTAAATATGCAATTGTTTCATTATGTTTAGTGGTAGGTATTAAAGCGATTTATTTTGTAGCGGTCGTTATTTTATGGGGATTGGCTGGTACACCGTAAGTGAATAGTAAATAAAACCCTAATTTCCAATATAGTAAGGAAATTAGGGTTTTATTATACTTGAAACGCCTTTCTACACCGCTCTCTTTTTTGCAACCTTCTTCTATATTTTTTTCTATCACGTTTTACTCCTTGTATATACATGATTAAGCTAACGAGGAGGAAGAAGGCACATTGTATTGTCAAAATATATGGTGACATGCCATGCAGCGGCTGCCTTGGATCATATAAATGAATAGGTGCTCCGCCTATTGTAGGGAGTACCGTATTTAGCAGGACGTAAGGAATAGAGGTAGTTGCAAATGGAAATAGAAGCGCCATATAGTCCTTTTGGGACCATGCAGATGCAGCAAGTCCTAAAAGAGCCATCAAACCTGCAAATAAAAAATTAATTCCGATATATACAGCAATGTAAGTGATGGGAGAAGTTTCATATAAGTTTGCGAACATCCCGTTATCATTTATAATGCCTGAACCAGCCGTTGGTACTCCGTCTGGAATGGTTAATTTGCAAAATAATAACGATAAGATGAATGGAAATGTATAAAGAAGTCCGCCGCAAAAAAATGTAACGATATATTTCGTTACTGAATAAGAAAATAAAGAAATTTCTTTACTGACAAACGGTTTAAAACCATCGGACTTATCCGAGTTATAACTTGTACTAAAGGGAAGACTTGCAATAACTGGCATTAATAATAAATAAACATCCATTTCATTTCCACGAAATCCAATCCATTTAATATCCGTCGATATAGGTCCATTCGCAGCGTCTCCTAAATAACGAATTACATAATAATAATGATAAATACAAATAAGAACAAATCCACTAAACATAATAATTAAAGAAACACGATTACAAAAAGCTTGCTTTATATTTAAACGAAGCGCACGCATCATGACTGAAAAAGCCTCCACTATTTTGATAAACTTGTCTATTTTCTATATTACTATTAATTGTAAAGATTTTCTTGTTTTTTTTATTTGATTATTTGAAAAAGAGGAATTTTGTTGTTGTGAAGGAAGGTTTAGCTGAAATTAATTTTTCTAAAATATGGTTGACAATTA
This DNA window, taken from Bacillus cereus ATCC 14579, encodes the following:
- a CDS encoding membrane protein; the protein is MMRALRLNIKQAFCNRVSLIIMFSGFVLICIYHYYYVIRYLGDAANGPISTDIKWIGFRGNEMDVYLLLMPVIASLPFSTSYNSDKSDGFKPFVSKEISLFSYSVTKYIVTFFCGGLLYTFPFILSLLFCKLTIPDGVPTAGSGIINDNGMFANLYETSPITYIAVYIGINFLFAGLMALLGLAASAWSQKDYMALLFPFATTSIPYVLLNTVLPTIGGAPIHLYDPRQPLHGMSPYILTIQCAFFLLVSLIMYIQGVKRDRKKYRRRLQKRERCRKAFQV